One segment of Bombus pascuorum chromosome 6, iyBomPasc1.1, whole genome shotgun sequence DNA contains the following:
- the LOC132907808 gene encoding large ribosomal subunit protein uL5, translating to MADVKKVVAKKVRKEPKDSSKNVMREVRIRKLCLNICVGESGDRLTRAAKVLEQLTGQQPVFSKARYTVRSFGIRRNEKIAVHCTVRGAKAEEILERGLKVREYELRKENFSGTGNFGFGIQEHIDLGIKYDPSIGIYGLDFYVVLGRPGFNVAHRRRKTGKVGFQHRLTKEDAMKWFQQKYDGIIIAGKK from the exons ATGGCG GATGTCAAGAAAGTGGTAGCAAAAAAAGTGCGGAAAGAGCCAAAGGATTCATCTAAGAATGTGATGCGTGAAGTACGCATTCGTAAACTTTGTTTAAACATCTGTGTCGGTGAATCTGGTGATAGACTCACTCGTGCTGCAAAG gTGTTGGAACAATTAACTGGACAGCAACCTGTTTTTTCTAAAGCAAGATATACTGTGCGTTCATTTGGCATTCGCCgtaatgaaaaaattgcagTACATTGTACAGTACGAGGTGCTAAAGCAGAGGAAATTCTTGAACGTGGattgaaa GTACGGGAATATGaattgagaaaagaaaatttctctgGCACTGGAAACTTCGGTTTTGGTATTCAAGAACACATTGACTTAGGAATTAAATATGACCCCAGCATTGGTATTTATGGCTTGGATTTCTATGTTGTACTTGGACGACCAG GTTTCAATGTAGCTCACAGGAGGAGGAAAACTGGGAAAGTCGGTTTCCAACATAGACTTACCAAAGAAGATGCAATGAAATGGTTTCAACAGAAGTATGATGGTATTATTATAGCTGGGAAgaagtaa